The genomic stretch ttctgagtgtcacCACCTACTCTACTTCTCAGGGCTCCTCTAACCCCAAGACTGGCTGGGAGTAGGACACCAGCTTCCCCCAATCCTTGCTGTCCCTGCAAATAAACAAATAGCTCTTCTAATTCCAGTGTTCTTCTAAAAGtatgaaagaatagaaggaaaaaacaaaagcacaataCAGTGGAAGAGATTCGGATTGTACTAACTGTCTCTACTTCAAAACGCCTGCCTCAAAACCACAAATCAAATGATCCCCATACTGCTcatttacaaatacatatatattacatgctAAGCCATTTCCATCCTCAGAGAGACATAAACACTGTGCTTTTCAAAACACTTAAAACCTGAGTCCAAAAATAGCAAGTAGTTTCTCTTTTTAGAATCTTTCCTTGAACTTAAAAGGTATTTAAAACTTTGCTTTTTAATAGACACCaagaaatactgaaaatattgTATTCAATGTAAATGAGAATTTGAAGTAAAAACCTATTGAGATTTACAAGACAGGTACGTCAAAAGCAACCAGTATTGTAGAAACAATAAAATCCTGACATGTCTCTACACTTACAATGTCAGCAAAATTCTATAAATTGAATTGAAAAACCTTTTAGAAATAACTTTGACTACTTAGAATGTCAAAATTATACCAGCCCTCTTTTTCAAACAGAAAATTCCCCAAGTTCTGTGATGATTTGTATTTTAATAGGcttcacagcagcaaaataaaCACCTTACTTAAATACTGCTACAAATCACAGGACTCTAAGAAGTAGTTTTACAGGCTGCCTTCCTGCAAAGGAACTATGACCAAGTGAGGACAGATCAAAAACGCCACTGAGTTTGAATTTCCtagatttaacttttaaattttttttaaaagacaattataATACCGTATCTACCATACAACAAATTTAGGACCGGAAACAGACAAAGATCATGTAATCTCGTTTGTGTAAAGATATTCCAGGCACCCGAGTAAAACTGCGTAGCTGGGCTCACCTCCCAATTACTTAATtgtaaaatattacagaaatggAACAAAAACCAGACGCAAAACCTTGGCCTGACCCTTCCGGACATCCGTTACTAAGAAAGTTTAATCTATGGCGATCCTCCAGCGATACTTTTTCCCCAGGGGGACCGAATGACACCGCGGCCTTTCCtccgtcccctccccctccccgtccccgccccctccccgcACACCAACACCACAATGCGGCCAACGTCTCGGCGCCCGGCCGGGGAGGGGGCACCGCACCGGCCACGCACGGAATGGCAGCGGCCGGCGACCCCCTTCAATAACCCATCCTCCGCAGCAGGCGGCACCGTCAACCGCCGACCCCTCGCCGCAAGCCGCGGCTCAGCCGGGTCGCGCCCCACCGCGGCCGCCGCCTGGCTGGCCGCCCCGCCGTCCCGCGTCGCGCGGGGGACCCGGGGCGGCGGGCGCGCCGGACTCACCGGGTGGAGGTGCCCTTCCGCACATCGCACATCATGCACTTGAAGGCCTCGGCGCTGTTCCGGAAGGTGCAGACGCTGCAGTCCCAGTAGCCCTCATCCGAGGCGGGCTTCGGCTGCCGCTTCGGCCTGCAGGACACAACCGGACACGACGCAGCGCGGGGTCAGCGGCAGGCCGCGCCCGCCCGGCCCCGTGCCCCGCCCCGCCCGGCCCGCGACCCCCGCCCCGCCCGGCGCCGCGCGGGGGAGGGGAGCGCGGCCGCTGACCCCGGCCGCCATCGCGGCCCATTGTGGGCAGCCGCGCGCGGCGCCGCACCCCCTCGTCCCcccacgcacacgcacacacgcgcgcccCGCGCCACCCGGGCCCCGGGCCGCGGGCGCTCCGCCGGCGGGCGCCCTACCTGGTGGGGCTCTTCTTGTCACCCATGCTCGCTGCCGACGCGCGCGAGGCCGCGGCCCGTCTGTCAGCGCCGAGGCGAGGGGCCGGCGGAAGCGCGGAGGCGAGGGGGCGGGGAAGGCCGCGCCGCGAGCTGCAGCCGCCGCCGctaccgccgccgccgccgctgccgccgccgccgccggatCCCACGCAGCCTCCAGCTGTCGGGGAAACTCCTGCCCGCGCGCACGTGACCCGCGCCGGCCAACCAGCGGCCGCGCCGGAGACTTCAAACGCGGGGAGCGCGGCCCAGCACCGGCGGCGAGTTCGCGGCGCCGCCTCCCTCCCGCTCGCCCGCTCGCCACCCGGAGTGGCCCGCACGCCCGGAGGGGCGCGGTGGCAGGTGCCCGCCGACACGCGTGCGCCCGACGCGGCGGGGACCGTCATCCTTCATTGGGGGGAAGCGACCCAGAGGCTCGGGAAAGGTTCGGTGCCCTGCTTACATAATTCAATCGTGACGAAACCAGGgtctgctcctgttttaattcCAGAGGCGTCCTCTTGGCCTCACGGGGCTCTgcagtggctggttataaaacgGACGCTCCGGAGCCTTCCTGAGGCTAACGAGGTTGCTTGTGCCCTGGACACCACCTCCCCGCGACACACCTCGCCTGCTACACCCAAACAGCCATCTCGCTGATCCTGTAAGCTCTGCTCCGGCCTCGCCACTCTAGCGGGTACCCGGCAACCAGAGTTAGCGTGCCATCCCCTCTGATCGAGGGGCGACCTTAGCATGCCAAGTCGGTGAATCGGCATCAGGAAAGCCGCCCCGGAAGAAAGGGGAGATGAAATCCATTCCTTCTCCGAGCCCTGCCTTCTGCCTTAAACTTGGGTGTGCGGATGGAGGCGTTGTAGCTTAGCGTCAGGCTTAACTTACTGAAGAGGACTCAGTTCAGGCACTGCGTACTTAACAGTTGATCTGAGGCAAAGACTCCTGGTTGGGATACACTATAAGGGTGTTTAGAAAATCTATCCAGCTGGGCCTGAGCAGGATGAAGCAAATGTTCGTCATAATACTCAAGAGTGGGATGGCAACTAAAAACTTAGGAGTTAGTTATTTAGGAAGTCTTTAATATTTCGAACTATATTGTCTGTGGGTAATGGAAATAGGAAAGCAAAACCCCAGCTAAGGGAGAGACTACTGTATTGATGTATTACTTACCAAACAAGAGTTAAAAACCAAAGTAGGGAATGCTCTCTTTGTTATCATTGGGAATTAGAGATTAATTGGGGTAATTAAGAGGGAAATGGGCTACAAGCTTCTGAGAGAAGAAACTCAAAATGAAGTGTAGCAGGACAGGCaggagtatagctcagtggtggggCATTTGCACCAGGCTCTGAGTTACTAAAGATTTGATAAAACATTGAGAAGATTGTTTTATGTAGGCTTTGCTTCGTTGCTTGGTGTTACTTTATTTTTGCAAAATAGAGAGACTGACTTAGTCTAGTATAGCACTTATATATTAGAGGTTGCATTAATTTTCCAAGGTAAAAGTTagatggtgtttcatcacaacaatagaaaccctaagacctGGCAATGCTCCTGAAGAGTCTTCCTGCCCAAAAAGTACTGACATCATGTGAACGCTAAGGTCTCCACCAACTTTAACTATTAGAAACCTAAAGAActaagaagggctggagagatggctcagcagttaagagcactgactgatcttccaggggtcctgggttcaattcccagcagccacatggtggctcacaaccaactataatgggatctgatgcccttgtcTGGTGTTTCTAAAGGTAGCTgtggtactcatatacattaaataaataaataaatcttttaaaaaattaaaaaatagtactAAGAAGTGCTGTCAAGACCACCTCGTACTGAAGACCACCACCATTTTTACCCTCACAGTGTATCGGCAGCCCAGGTTTACCTTTGTAATCATATTCAGTTTCCCCGTTCAACAGGTCAAGTCCCTTGTTTACCAGGTGGCCCGGTGGTGTAAGGAGCCCTAAACATCCAAGTAGTGGTTTCTTCTTTCCATTCATTTGAACCACTGTAGTGGTCTCATGGAAGCGTCTTAGGACTCAAACCCCCCTAGTTAAGTAGTGTTCAGTATGGCGGCCACAGAAAGCAAAATGTCTGCTTTCTGTGATACGACGAGAAGATCCACagcccccctctccctctctctctgtctgtgtgcacatgtgtgttcttctCTGTGTGCTCACATGCAGGCCAGCtgtcaacatcaggtgtcttcttccATCACTCACCACCTTCTTTTTGAGATCAGGTCTCCTGCTGGACCTGGGGCTCTGATTcagccagactggctggccagtgaaccccgaGATCCTTTGTGTCTGCCTCTTCCGTGCTGAGATAACAGGCTCTCACCACTGCATCCTGCTTCTTTTCTGAGGGTCCTAAGAAGTTGAACTTCGGCCCTGTGCTTTTTACGGCTAGAACTTTCCCAGTTGAGCaacctccccatcccctccccactttgcactAGTATTCTGGTAACTGGAAGGGCAGCACCATCTTTTGACCTCCGACCCAAAAGATACATTGCATCTTGCAAGACAGCATCACACCCAAGCATGGTGATTGACACAGATAGTCCCATGCCTCAGGAGGTTACAGCAGAAGGATTGCTTCTATgagttataggccagcctgggctatagaggaAGGCCCTATCACAGTAAACACACAAATGTACCAGAAGCACCATGCTCTTGCAGGATGTTGTCTGATACAATCAAGACTTCTTCATAAGCATTGTACTGTTCTGTAGGGGCAGTTGCTTCATAGAGATGAAGGGTGTGGCATGATTAGTGAGTTCCCTGGGTATGAGCAGAGTGCTACTTTCCTTTTGACATGAGATCAGTTCATTAATCAGAAGCACTGTTGTTCAGACTACATTGGAAGGGATGACACAGAGTCCACAGACAGTGGTACCAACAGGAATGTTCCATAATGCAGTGAGGGCAGATACATATCCAGAATACATGCCTGTTTCACTGAAAATATCTTTCTTCCATTCCACAAGGaaatgatatataataaataatgtataatatagtaatataataaaaCTCTTGAAGGAGCAAATCAGCTTCAAGGAAACGAGCCACATCCAGGGTTGGTTTGTGCTGTTTCCTAAGTTAGATGCTCAACATTAGTAACGTATCCAGCAAAGCTACAAGGTCAGCTTTAGTGAGAAGAGCATGCACTAAGCTCATGCAAAGGCTGGTTCAGACAATATGGCCACTCTGCCGGTGAACGCACGGAGAAAGCACTAGGGTGGCTGGGGAGTGTGAATGACATCCACGTTCTCTCGTTAGAGGCTCTCCCTTCACCCATGCTTTCTGTGGATTAGCTTCATAGCCCACTCTGCTGCTCCATCTGAAATATCCATCCAATACCTGGTTCTCACCTTCTAACATCAGTTCTCCAGTCATCTCTGGGTTCCTGTCACGGGGCTTAAAGGTTAGAAATTACCCATGAATCAGCACACGCCCACACCCTGACAATGCTCTAATCCAGACAATGTGGGAAGTTGAACTGCTAAACTTTCTCCTTAACAAAGTTTTTCTCtactgcctcccctcccccagagccACTTCCCATCAGGGTTAGAGTAACACGACCATCTACCTTGGTTGGTGCTACCATATCATACAGAATCATTTGTAAACCAGGCCTGAAGTGTTTCCTTTATCTGTCACATGAAACTCTTTATAAAGCCTCAGATGTAGACAGAAAGAATTCCTATTGtgcatttgtctttatttctgcTTATATCCAATATCCTACACACCATTTTTATGGCATGCTGGATgctatgcatatacatatagattTTGGGCTTGGTCcatttcagaaaaagaa from Arvicanthis niloticus isolate mArvNil1 unplaced genomic scaffold, mArvNil1.pat.X pat_scaffold_567_arrow_ctg1, whole genome shotgun sequence encodes the following:
- the LOC117702213 gene encoding YY1-associated factor 2-like encodes the protein MTVPAASGARVSAGTCHRAPPGVRATPGGERASGREAAPRTRRRCWAALPAFEVSGAAAGWPARVTCARAGVSPTAGGCVGSGGGGGSGGGGGSGGGCSSRRGLPRPLASALPPAPRLGADRRAAASRASAASMGDKKSPTRPKRQPKPASDEGYWDCSVCTFRNSAEAFKCMMCDVRKGTSTRKPRPVSQLVAQQVTQQFVPPTQSKKEKKDKVEKDKSEKEAASKKNCHKKTRPRLKNVDRSSAQHLEVTVGDLTVIITDFKEKAKPAPASSAAAGDQHSQSGCSSDNTERGVSRSSSPRGEASSLNGESH